A genomic segment from Neobacillus sp. YX16 encodes:
- a CDS encoding rhamnogalacturonan acetylesterase encodes MTNIFLAGDSTVASCPRNEAPMAGWGQEFQSFFSEDLKVHNFAKGGASTNTFIEIGYLGIILEFIQPNDYLFIQFGHNDQKSFGTQPFTTYQTYLTEYVNGARDKGAIPILITSVHRRNFDEEGRMANTLGDYPKSMMQLAEDLDVQLINLWKKTEKLYQSLGPEGSKQLFTWFSANENPNYPDGIQDNTHFCEHGAKEVGKLVIEGIKELQLPIAQFIKV; translated from the coding sequence TTGACGAATATATTCTTAGCTGGTGACTCCACCGTTGCGAGTTGTCCGCGAAATGAGGCGCCAATGGCCGGTTGGGGACAAGAGTTTCAATCCTTTTTTTCAGAGGATTTAAAGGTTCATAATTTTGCAAAAGGTGGAGCTAGTACCAATACGTTTATTGAAATAGGGTATTTAGGTATTATACTAGAATTCATTCAGCCCAACGATTACCTGTTTATTCAATTTGGACATAACGATCAGAAATCGTTCGGTACCCAGCCCTTTACAACCTATCAAACTTATTTAACGGAATATGTAAACGGTGCACGGGACAAAGGTGCAATCCCGATCTTAATTACTTCTGTTCACCGAAGAAATTTTGATGAAGAGGGCCGAATGGCAAATACTCTCGGGGACTATCCAAAATCAATGATGCAATTAGCAGAAGACCTGGATGTCCAGCTTATTAATTTATGGAAAAAAACAGAAAAGCTTTATCAATCATTAGGACCTGAAGGCTCGAAACAATTATTCACTTGGTTTAGTGCAAATGAAAATCCAAATTACCCTGATGGAATTCAGGATAATACCCACTTTTGTGAGCACGGTGCAAAGGAAGTTGGCAAACTGGTAATCGAAGGAATAAAAGAATTGCAATTACCTATTGCCCAATTTATTAAGGTATAG
- a CDS encoding beta-galactosidase: MSKKLYHGAAYYPELWDEKVIEEDIVEMKKTGINVVRIGEFAWASMEPEEGKFDLSFFARMINKLYENGIETVMCTPTPTPPIWFSHNHPERMYAEAEGKVMGHGSRQHACTNHPYFRERAGLITEHIAKALGSLPGVIGWQLDNEFKCHVSECMCNTCKELWHIWLEERYGTIEILNEEWGTKIWSEYYHSFEQVPQPGPAPFLHNSSLSTMYQLFSMEKIAEFADEQAEIIRKYSSSPITHNSSVFFSVDNERLFQNLDFASFDTYATIDNFPAYLINSDLWRNLKKDRPFWVMETSPSYAASLASYAGPHPNGYLKVEAAAAYALGAEAFCYWLWRQQRSGCEQPHGSVLSAWGKPTIGYQNVIEVEAMRKEIEPFIISTKPSQADVAITYSDRSKVFLKTEPHRSLNHRGLITDFYKRILSMGIHRDVIPEGCDLEGYKVLFTPFIQYLSPEYIARARQFVENGGIWIAGPLTGGRTENHTVHTDRALGELEKTAGAEVLFTFPLDDTGTIGRAFDISAPLGLWSSVMEADSNQAVGIIEEGLAKGKSFITEHKLGSGKMVMLGSLPMGETGDLLLRKLFEHYSQEAGVTRRTDVSEGTIVAPRQGSGYSIWFVINMDGNGGSVTIPQTAIDLQTNSVVEPGKLELGKFEYKIIQFNQ, from the coding sequence ATGAGTAAGAAATTATATCATGGCGCTGCGTACTACCCAGAGCTATGGGATGAAAAAGTAATCGAAGAAGATATTGTCGAAATGAAAAAGACCGGTATTAATGTAGTCAGAATCGGAGAGTTTGCCTGGGCATCGATGGAGCCTGAAGAAGGTAAGTTTGACCTTAGCTTTTTCGCAAGAATGATTAACAAACTTTATGAAAATGGTATTGAAACGGTCATGTGTACGCCGACACCCACTCCTCCCATCTGGTTTTCTCACAATCATCCAGAACGGATGTATGCGGAAGCTGAAGGAAAGGTAATGGGGCATGGCTCAAGGCAGCATGCCTGTACCAACCATCCTTATTTTAGAGAAAGAGCAGGACTTATCACAGAACATATCGCAAAAGCATTAGGAAGTTTGCCAGGTGTAATCGGGTGGCAGCTGGATAACGAGTTTAAGTGTCATGTCAGCGAATGTATGTGTAATACCTGTAAAGAATTATGGCATATTTGGTTAGAGGAGCGCTATGGAACGATTGAAATTCTTAATGAAGAATGGGGAACAAAAATTTGGAGTGAATATTATCATAGCTTTGAGCAGGTGCCACAGCCAGGGCCGGCACCATTCTTACACAATTCTTCACTGAGTACTATGTATCAATTGTTTTCAATGGAAAAAATTGCAGAGTTTGCCGATGAGCAGGCTGAAATCATCCGGAAATATTCTAGTAGCCCAATTACCCATAATAGCTCCGTTTTTTTTAGTGTGGATAACGAAAGACTGTTCCAAAACCTAGATTTTGCATCTTTTGATACGTATGCAACCATCGATAATTTTCCAGCTTACTTGATTAATAGTGACCTGTGGAGAAATTTAAAAAAGGACAGACCTTTCTGGGTAATGGAAACAAGTCCATCCTATGCGGCATCACTCGCCAGCTATGCGGGCCCACATCCAAATGGTTATTTAAAAGTGGAAGCAGCCGCCGCTTATGCACTTGGTGCAGAAGCCTTTTGCTATTGGCTTTGGAGGCAGCAGCGTTCGGGCTGTGAACAGCCGCATGGTTCTGTCCTCAGTGCCTGGGGTAAACCTACTATTGGGTATCAAAATGTCATAGAAGTAGAAGCCATGCGAAAGGAAATTGAACCTTTTATCATATCGACTAAACCAAGTCAGGCAGATGTCGCAATCACCTATTCCGATAGGTCTAAGGTTTTCTTAAAGACAGAACCACATCGAAGCTTAAATCATCGCGGATTAATTACAGATTTTTACAAACGTATTTTATCAATGGGAATACATCGCGATGTGATTCCGGAAGGTTGTGACCTTGAGGGTTATAAAGTACTATTCACTCCATTTATCCAATATTTATCACCTGAATATATTGCCCGGGCACGACAGTTTGTTGAAAATGGCGGGATTTGGATTGCAGGACCATTAACAGGCGGCCGAACCGAGAACCATACCGTACATACTGACAGGGCATTAGGAGAACTTGAAAAAACAGCTGGTGCTGAAGTATTATTTACCTTCCCTTTAGATGATACAGGGACAATCGGACGTGCTTTCGATATCTCTGCTCCATTAGGATTGTGGAGTTCAGTTATGGAGGCAGATTCCAATCAAGCAGTCGGCATTATTGAAGAGGGACTTGCTAAAGGGAAATCATTTATCACAGAGCATAAGCTTGGTAGCGGAAAAATGGTCATGCTTGGCTCGCTGCCAATGGGTGAGACGGGGGATCTGTTACTCAGAAAGTTGTTTGAGCACTACTCGCAGGAAGCTGGTGTTACACGGAGAACGGATGTTTCAGAAGGGACTATCGTTGCTCCACGCCAAGGATCAGGTTATTCTATCTGGTTTGTAATTAATATGGACGGTAATGGCGGAAGTGTTACCATTCCCCAGACAGCGATAGATTTGCAGACGAATAGTGTAGTAGAACCAGGAAAGCTGGAGCTTGGAAAATTTGAATATAAAATAATTCAATTCAATCAATAG
- the rhaM gene encoding L-rhamnose mutarotase, which produces MIRKASVMKVFEGCHEEYKKRHDELWPEMEKELKNHGAHHYSIFLEEKTNNLFAYVEIESEEKWSDMAKTEICQKWWDYMKDIMETNADNSPVANELKQVFYLD; this is translated from the coding sequence ATGATTCGAAAAGCATCTGTTATGAAAGTGTTCGAAGGATGTCATGAAGAATATAAAAAACGCCACGATGAATTATGGCCGGAAATGGAAAAGGAATTAAAAAATCATGGCGCTCATCATTATTCCATTTTTCTAGAAGAGAAGACCAATAATCTGTTCGCATATGTAGAAATTGAGAGTGAAGAAAAATGGAGTGATATGGCAAAAACAGAGATTTGCCAAAAATGGTGGGACTATATGAAAGATATTATGGAAACCAATGCCGATAATAGCCCCGTTGCAAACGAATTAAAGCAAGTGTTTTATTTAGATTAA
- a CDS encoding sensor histidine kinase: MMKVLQRLRKQYLNLKIKYKLFLLVSWIMVISFSFTFFGLTYAFQIYDEQIYSKSSQVLSTSSNSIESELKDLEDLSYNILTDPQIQQYLSSIGKDSTEYDKFRMRKNVLDKLLGYANKEEYIQSINLVDVNGEEYVVGPRTLKLTQHQKADITKMALKANGSNVWLNPEKNDYIFATAREIRQFRNLSFDNLGTIIIYLNMDKLVANILEGSKKRDGEFLIVRQSNIIFPKETNSLFKEAANSLDSQRLASGYQIKKIDNKNYFLVHIKSNYFDWGYLNVIPFNQIFENINKVKTFLIIIFILLFVGVTIVGIRFARNITIPLENLVAGMQFVKVGDFKEARKKVIKTSILQDDEVGKLQQNFQTMIQQIDELINENYSKQLTIKETEFKALQAQINPHFLYNTLESINWLAKGNGQTQISRMVESLGFLLRNSISLKKPLITIEEELTIVKNYVVIQQYRFEERLDFHMEVDEDIVGFYIPKLTLQPLVENAIHYALEPKIDPCRISIYSIVNKEAIKLIVEDDGPGMESAFIEKLKKGEVKTRGQGVGLSNIDDRIKLSYGEKYGVSIESEHNKGTKVIIVLPFDKGEDHV; the protein is encoded by the coding sequence ATGATGAAGGTACTACAACGGCTAAGGAAGCAGTACTTGAATTTAAAAATTAAATACAAACTTTTCTTACTTGTATCATGGATTATGGTTATTTCATTTTCTTTTACCTTTTTCGGATTAACATATGCTTTTCAAATTTACGATGAGCAAATTTATAGTAAGTCCTCACAAGTTTTAAGTACATCCTCTAATAGTATTGAGAGTGAATTAAAAGATTTGGAAGACCTATCCTATAATATTTTGACAGATCCCCAAATTCAACAATACTTATCTTCAATAGGTAAAGATAGTACAGAATATGATAAATTTCGTATGCGTAAAAACGTGTTGGATAAGCTGCTTGGCTATGCAAATAAGGAAGAATATATCCAATCAATTAATTTAGTTGATGTTAATGGAGAAGAGTATGTCGTCGGCCCGAGGACCCTAAAACTGACTCAACATCAAAAAGCGGATATTACCAAAATGGCATTAAAGGCTAATGGCAGTAATGTTTGGTTAAATCCAGAAAAAAATGATTATATATTTGCTACAGCACGAGAAATTAGACAGTTTCGAAACTTAAGCTTTGACAACCTTGGTACAATCATCATTTATCTTAATATGGACAAACTTGTTGCGAATATTTTAGAAGGATCTAAAAAGAGAGATGGTGAATTCTTAATCGTTAGACAAAGCAATATTATTTTTCCGAAAGAAACAAACTCTCTATTCAAAGAAGCAGCAAATTCGTTAGATTCTCAGAGATTAGCATCAGGTTATCAAATAAAAAAAATTGATAATAAAAATTACTTTCTTGTACATATTAAATCAAACTATTTCGATTGGGGTTACCTGAATGTTATTCCCTTTAATCAAATCTTTGAAAATATCAATAAGGTTAAAACATTTTTAATCATCATATTTATTCTGTTGTTTGTTGGAGTCACGATAGTTGGTATCCGATTTGCCAGAAACATTACGATTCCTTTGGAAAATCTTGTAGCGGGCATGCAATTTGTGAAAGTGGGGGACTTTAAAGAAGCAAGAAAAAAAGTAATTAAAACCTCGATTTTGCAGGATGATGAGGTGGGTAAACTCCAGCAAAATTTCCAGACCATGATCCAACAAATTGATGAACTGATAAATGAAAATTACTCTAAGCAGCTAACGATTAAAGAGACTGAGTTTAAGGCGCTGCAGGCCCAAATTAATCCCCACTTTTTATACAATACGCTAGAATCCATCAATTGGTTAGCAAAAGGCAATGGGCAGACACAAATTTCTAGAATGGTAGAATCCCTAGGTTTTTTGCTGCGTAATTCAATTAGCCTAAAGAAACCGCTCATTACCATTGAAGAGGAGCTTACTATTGTAAAAAATTATGTGGTTATTCAGCAATACCGATTTGAAGAAAGATTGGATTTTCACATGGAGGTTGATGAAGATATAGTAGGATTCTATATTCCGAAGTTGACGTTGCAGCCTCTTGTAGAAAATGCCATTCATTATGCATTAGAGCCCAAGATAGATCCTTGTAGAATTAGTATTTATTCAATCGTAAATAAAGAAGCTATTAAACTAATTGTAGAAGACGACGGACCCGGAATGGAATCTGCTTTTATAGAAAAGTTAAAAAAAGGAGAAGTGAAAACCCGTGGACAAGGTGTTGGCTTATCGAATATTGATGACAGAATAAAATTGTCTTATGGGGAGAAATACGGAGTAAGTATTGAAAGCGAACACAATAAAGGAACGAAAGTTATCATTGTTTTACCTTTTGATAAGGGGGAAGACCATGTATAA
- a CDS encoding response regulator transcription factor, whose translation MYKVLLVDDERIITEGMSKVINWESIGTDLIGTARNGIEAYKIIEQNKPDIVISDIKMPGMNGLELVAKVHSVFPEIRFILLSGFSEFDFAKQAMQYGVKHYLLKPCNENTIMDAVSEICEDINQKQKRDQFIHKMKGTLESVLPYAKEQLLKEFITNHYENKDLEYYQNLFNIDLNTPKVRLVLFQLEGKFEFEHMFAIKKIAEQIFDSYMVSCSVGETILFLMEDYCNYPKLYAQIEKIKKTFYQYYQIDSTVAISESGKISNANKLYNEALDCLTYRFYLGEGGIITKKDIAYQNPSDESEFYYDDQTFCRLVKSGSWTNVNKEIYTFFNQLIDLRLDINTTKSYVIQLFNTMIRLCEAKEMNMYLTKLTFLLEIDTIQNLKTFFESVAQEITLSFFELNNNKHSTIINKVIETIDQYIGNQNLSLHWVANDMLYMNADYLGKLFKKETGEKFSNYITRLRIELAIKLIEKENDVKVFEIAEKIGYGENPQYFSQVFKKHTGFTPSEYKRESLQGS comes from the coding sequence ATGTATAAGGTATTGTTAGTAGATGATGAAAGAATCATTACCGAAGGAATGTCAAAGGTAATTAATTGGGAATCAATTGGGACAGATTTAATTGGTACGGCAAGAAACGGTATAGAGGCCTACAAAATAATCGAGCAAAACAAACCAGATATTGTGATTAGTGATATCAAAATGCCTGGTATGAATGGTCTTGAGCTAGTTGCAAAGGTTCATAGCGTTTTTCCTGAGATACGATTTATTTTGTTATCAGGCTTCAGTGAATTTGATTTTGCAAAACAAGCCATGCAATACGGCGTGAAGCATTATCTATTAAAACCTTGTAATGAGAATACGATAATGGATGCAGTTTCGGAGATTTGTGAGGATATTAATCAAAAACAAAAGAGGGATCAATTTATCCATAAAATGAAGGGAACTCTCGAAAGTGTTCTTCCCTATGCTAAAGAACAGCTGCTTAAAGAGTTTATTACCAATCATTATGAAAATAAAGATTTAGAGTATTATCAAAACCTTTTTAATATAGATTTAAATACTCCAAAGGTTAGGCTCGTTTTATTCCAACTAGAGGGGAAATTTGAATTTGAGCACATGTTTGCAATCAAAAAAATTGCTGAACAAATCTTTGATTCATATATGGTTAGTTGTTCGGTAGGGGAAACCATATTATTTCTAATGGAGGATTATTGTAACTACCCTAAACTTTACGCACAAATTGAAAAAATTAAAAAAACATTCTATCAATATTATCAAATTGATTCTACTGTTGCGATTAGCGAATCAGGGAAAATTAGTAATGCCAATAAATTATATAATGAAGCTCTCGATTGTTTAACGTATCGTTTTTATTTAGGGGAAGGGGGCATCATTACAAAGAAGGACATTGCCTATCAAAATCCTTCAGATGAATCAGAATTCTATTATGATGATCAAACCTTTTGTCGATTAGTAAAATCAGGCTCCTGGACAAATGTAAATAAAGAAATATACACATTTTTTAATCAATTAATAGATTTAAGGCTCGATATCAATACCACAAAGTCTTATGTTATCCAATTATTTAATACCATGATACGGTTATGTGAAGCTAAAGAAATGAATATGTACTTAACAAAATTAACGTTTCTATTAGAAATAGACACGATTCAAAATTTAAAAACCTTTTTTGAAAGCGTTGCCCAAGAAATTACACTTTCATTTTTTGAACTCAATAATAATAAACATTCAACGATTATTAATAAAGTCATCGAGACGATTGATCAGTATATTGGTAATCAAAATTTATCTTTACATTGGGTTGCTAATGATATGTTATATATGAATGCTGATTATCTAGGGAAGCTATTTAAGAAAGAAACAGGTGAAAAGTTTTCAAATTATATTACGAGATTAAGAATTGAATTGGCTATTAAATTAATAGAAAAGGAAAATGATGTAAAGGTTTTCGAAATTGCTGAAAAAATTGGTTATGGTGAAAACCCTCAATATTTTAGTCAGGTATTTAAAAAACACACTGGTTTTACTCCATCAGAATACAAGAGAGAATCCTTACAAGGATCTTAA